A window of Lentibacillus sp. Marseille-P4043 contains these coding sequences:
- the hemB gene encoding porphobilinogen synthase gives MTNTLNFKRHRRLRSSNAMRSLVRENQVNKEDLIYPLFVVEGEKVKNEVPSMPGVYHISLDYLEEEMNELQALGIKAVILFGVPNEKDEVGTGAFHDHGIVQKATREIKNKTPEMLVIADTCLCEFTSHGHCGVIHDGDVDNDESLKLLAKTAVSQAEAGADIIAPSNMMDGFVIAIRQALDEAGFINIPIMSYAVKYASAFYGPFRDAANSTPQFGDRKTYQMDPANRLEALREAESDMDEGADFLIVKPAMSYLDIVRDVRNNFKAPIVAYNVSGEYAMVKAAAQNGWINERELVMEKLTAMKRAGAELIITYFSKDVAKWLNE, from the coding sequence ATGACAAATACATTGAACTTTAAACGCCATCGTCGCTTACGTTCATCAAATGCGATGCGTTCATTAGTAAGAGAAAATCAAGTAAACAAAGAAGATTTAATTTATCCCCTATTTGTTGTTGAAGGTGAAAAGGTGAAGAATGAAGTACCATCGATGCCTGGTGTTTACCATATTTCCCTTGATTATTTAGAGGAGGAAATGAATGAATTACAAGCACTTGGAATAAAAGCAGTTATTCTTTTTGGTGTACCAAATGAGAAAGATGAAGTAGGAACAGGTGCATTTCATGATCATGGTATTGTGCAGAAGGCGACTCGCGAAATAAAAAATAAAACACCCGAAATGCTTGTTATCGCCGATACATGCCTATGCGAATTCACCTCTCACGGTCATTGTGGTGTAATTCACGATGGGGACGTTGATAATGATGAATCACTTAAATTATTGGCAAAGACGGCTGTATCACAGGCTGAAGCTGGTGCAGATATTATTGCACCATCCAATATGATGGACGGTTTTGTAATTGCAATTCGTCAAGCTTTAGATGAAGCTGGATTCATAAATATACCAATTATGTCTTACGCGGTTAAATATGCATCAGCATTCTATGGCCCATTCCGTGATGCGGCAAATAGTACACCACAGTTTGGCGATCGCAAAACCTATCAAATGGATCCTGCCAATCGATTGGAGGCATTGCGTGAAGCAGAATCAGATATGGATGAGGGTGCAGACTTTTTGATTGTTAAACCAGCAATGTCCTACCTTGATATTGTTCGCGATGTTCGTAATAATTTTAAAGCACCGATTGTTGCTTATAATGTTAGTGGTGAATACGCGATGGTGAAAGCTGCTGCGCAAAATGGTTGGATTAATGAACGTGAGCTAGTGATGGAAAAATTAACAGCAATGAAACGTGCTGGAGCAGAATTAATTATCACGTACTTTTCCAAAGATGTAGCAAAGTGGTTGAATGAGTAA
- the hemL gene encoding glutamate-1-semialdehyde 2,1-aminomutase: protein MKRFDKSVDAYKEAVDLMPGGVNSPVRAFKSVGMSPIFMDHGKGSKLTDIDGNEYIDYVLSWGPLILGHADDRVVNRLKETAEKGTSFGAPTLMENKLAQLVVERVPSIELVRMVNSGTEATMSALRLARGYTGRDKILKFEGCYHGHGDSLLIKAGSGVATLGLPDSPGVPESIAKNTITVPYNDEESLRLAFANYGEEIAAVIVEPVSGNMGVVPPQENFLQNLRKMTEDNGTLLIFDEVMTGFRVGYNCAQGYFGVTPDLTCLGKVIGGGLPVGAFGGKREIMESIAPTGTIYQAGTLSGNPLAMTAGYETLSAMDENSYELLNQKIDRLVEGYKQAAIDFAIPLHINRAGSMVGVFFTNEPVINYDTARQSNLDYFAQYYRAMIEEGIFLPPSQFEGLFLSTAHTDEDIEKTIQAVRNAFAKIEK, encoded by the coding sequence GTGAAACGTTTCGATAAATCAGTGGATGCATACAAGGAAGCAGTGGATCTTATGCCAGGTGGTGTGAATTCACCAGTACGGGCATTTAAATCAGTCGGGATGTCGCCTATTTTTATGGATCATGGAAAGGGATCGAAACTAACAGATATTGACGGCAATGAGTACATTGATTATGTATTAAGTTGGGGACCTCTTATCTTAGGACATGCTGATGATCGGGTTGTTAATAGGTTGAAGGAAACAGCTGAAAAAGGAACAAGTTTCGGTGCGCCAACATTGATGGAAAATAAATTAGCACAACTTGTAGTAGAACGTGTACCATCGATTGAACTTGTCCGCATGGTGAATTCAGGAACAGAAGCAACAATGAGTGCTTTACGGTTAGCAAGAGGTTACACAGGACGGGATAAAATTTTGAAATTTGAAGGCTGTTATCATGGACATGGTGACTCACTGCTTATTAAGGCTGGGTCAGGTGTTGCGACATTAGGTTTGCCTGATTCTCCTGGTGTTCCGGAATCAATTGCCAAAAATACAATTACGGTGCCATATAACGATGAGGAAAGTCTCCGTTTGGCATTCGCTAATTATGGTGAGGAAATTGCTGCAGTTATCGTTGAGCCTGTCTCAGGAAATATGGGTGTTGTCCCTCCGCAAGAGAACTTTTTGCAAAATCTTAGAAAGATGACCGAGGATAACGGGACATTGCTAATTTTTGACGAGGTAATGACGGGATTCCGTGTTGGTTATAATTGTGCGCAAGGTTATTTTGGTGTAACACCAGATTTAACTTGTCTAGGAAAAGTAATTGGCGGTGGATTACCAGTTGGCGCATTTGGCGGTAAAAGGGAAATCATGGAAAGCATTGCACCAACTGGAACCATCTATCAGGCAGGAACGTTATCTGGGAATCCATTGGCAATGACTGCTGGGTATGAGACATTAAGCGCAATGGATGAAAATTCCTATGAATTATTAAATCAAAAAATAGATCGTCTAGTTGAAGGTTACAAACAGGCCGCAATTGATTTTGCTATTCCGCTCCATATTAACCGTGCTGGTTCCATGGTTGGTGTCTTTTTCACGAATGAACCGGTTATTAATTATGATACGGCCAGACAGTCTAACTTGGACTACTTTGCCCAGTATTATCGGGCGATGATTGAGGAAGGCATCTTTTTACCACCTTCTCAATTTGAAGGATTGTTCTTATCGACTGCACATACGGATGAAGACATTGAAAAAACGATCCAAGCGGTACGAAATGCATTTGCAAAAATTGAAAAGTAA
- the spoVID gene encoding stage VI sporulation protein D — protein MSNDQAVFSFELNESLYFERGQEVSELMGISLDPEISIQAFHEYISIRGVIELQGEYVKADMDEQADSVDELDDYHARRFVERVVDTEDGETEFSHRFPVEISVPTYRVGDLDEVTVSIDSFDYELPDSNQLKFISTIAIHGISEQEESPRDENEETDYQLETDQTFEFDIKESQDLDMQTKSESVDYSNTPTLSDGLAETDSPDRWKNKKSQSFAEFFKKDPESEPDPPYVESSTADSYHASPDVNDYVDSQDLYESRESEESGIQLKSNQDQENQDSDESSNQLESDENRDNQDELEDVGYLSDMFRDDEEHFSRMRVCIVQENDTLETIADRYKLSAPQLAKQNRLANDTLSEGQLLYIPFKKNKE, from the coding sequence TTGTCAAATGATCAAGCTGTTTTTAGTTTTGAGTTAAACGAGTCTCTCTATTTTGAAAGAGGACAGGAAGTTAGCGAGCTGATGGGGATATCCTTGGATCCAGAAATTTCGATTCAAGCTTTTCATGAGTACATTTCGATTAGAGGAGTAATCGAGCTTCAAGGGGAATATGTAAAAGCGGACATGGATGAACAGGCTGATAGTGTGGATGAATTAGATGATTATCATGCGAGGCGATTTGTTGAGAGGGTAGTGGATACAGAGGACGGGGAAACGGAATTTTCGCATCGATTTCCTGTTGAGATATCCGTTCCAACATATCGTGTAGGTGATTTGGATGAGGTGACAGTTAGTATCGATTCGTTCGATTACGAATTACCTGATTCTAATCAACTTAAATTTATTTCTACCATTGCAATTCATGGAATTAGTGAGCAGGAAGAAAGTCCGAGAGATGAAAATGAGGAGACAGACTACCAGCTAGAAACTGATCAAACATTCGAATTTGATATAAAAGAGAGTCAAGATTTGGATATGCAAACGAAGTCAGAATCAGTCGACTACTCTAACACACCGACATTATCGGACGGATTGGCTGAAACAGATTCACCAGACCGCTGGAAAAATAAAAAGTCACAAAGTTTTGCCGAATTTTTCAAAAAGGATCCTGAATCAGAACCTGATCCTCCTTATGTGGAAAGCTCAACTGCTGATTCCTATCATGCATCACCAGATGTTAATGACTATGTGGATTCACAGGATTTATATGAAAGTCGTGAAAGTGAAGAATCTGGAATTCAGCTAAAAAGCAACCAAGATCAAGAAAACCAGGACAGCGATGAATCTAGTAACCAGTTAGAAAGCGACGAAAATCGTGATAATCAAGATGAATTAGAAGACGTTGGTTATTTATCTGACATGTTTAGAGATGATGAAGAGCACTTTTCTAGAATGCGGGTGTGTATTGTTCAGGAAAATGACACGCTTGAAACAATTGCTGATCGTTATAAGCTTTCGGCACCTCAATTGGCAAAACAAAATCGATTAGCTAATGATACATTATCGGAAGGTCAATTATTATATATTCCTTTTAAGAAAAACAAAGAATAA
- a CDS encoding valine--tRNA ligase — protein MSEKPKSSLPSKYNPQEIEKGRYQFWVDGKFFEATGDENKEPYTIVIPPPNVTGKLHLGHAWDTTMQDTISRMKRMQGYDVLWLPGMDHAGIATQAKVEAKLREQGKNRHDLGREKFLETVWDWKEEYADFIRKQWEKLGLGLDYSRERFTMDEGLSKAVREVFVTLYEKGLIYRGEYIINWDPQTKTALSDIEVIYQELQGHFYHLRYPLKDSDEFIEIATTRPETMLGDTAIAVHPKDDRYKHLIGRKVILPIVGREIEIVADEYVDMEFGSGAVKITPAHDPNDFEVGNRHNLKRILVMHEDGTMNGNAGKYEGLDRFDCRKQIVEDLQELGVLFKIEDHTHQVGHSERSGAVVEPYLSTQWFVNMQPLADAAIELQQSDEKVNFVPERFERTYLHWMENIRDWCISRQLWWGHRIPAWYHKETGELYVSKEAPEDIENWEQDEDVLDTWFSSALWPFSTMGWPDTEAEDFKRYFPTDALVTGYDIIFFWVARMIFQSKEFTGKRPFKDVLIHGLIRDAEGRKMSKSLGNGVDPMDVIEKYGADSLRYFLLTGSSPGQDLRFHWDKVESTWNFANKVWNASRFSLMNMEDFSYEDIDLTGEKSLADKWILTRLNETIEQVTRNTNKYEFGEAGRHLYNFIWDELCDWYIEMAKIPLYGDDESKKQTTRSVLAYVLDNTMRMLHPYMPFITEEIWQALPHQGASITIAKWPEARSGLHDEKAADEMKRLVSIIKAVRNIRAEVNTPMSKQISLLIQTENEAVLAELEGERDYLERFCNPSELQIALNVNVPEKAMSAVVTGAELFLPLEGLIDFDKEIKRLESELEKWNKEVERVQKKLANKGFVSKAPQAVVDEEKQKEQDYLEKQAKVKARLTELKG, from the coding sequence ATGAGTGAAAAACCAAAGTCGTCACTACCTTCAAAATATAACCCCCAGGAGATTGAAAAGGGACGTTATCAATTTTGGGTTGATGGGAAGTTTTTTGAGGCAACAGGTGATGAAAACAAGGAGCCATATACAATCGTTATTCCACCGCCAAATGTAACGGGAAAACTACACCTTGGTCACGCATGGGATACGACCATGCAAGATACCATTTCCCGAATGAAACGAATGCAAGGCTATGATGTGTTGTGGCTGCCTGGAATGGATCATGCAGGAATTGCAACTCAGGCTAAAGTTGAAGCGAAATTGAGAGAGCAAGGTAAAAATCGTCATGATTTGGGCCGTGAAAAATTTCTGGAGACAGTGTGGGATTGGAAAGAAGAATATGCCGATTTCATCCGAAAACAATGGGAGAAGTTAGGTCTTGGTCTTGATTATTCTCGGGAGCGTTTTACGATGGATGAAGGGCTATCAAAAGCAGTTCGTGAAGTTTTTGTTACCCTTTATGAAAAGGGACTCATTTACCGCGGGGAATATATAATTAACTGGGATCCGCAAACCAAAACAGCTCTTTCCGATATTGAAGTTATATATCAGGAACTGCAAGGGCACTTTTACCACTTGCGTTATCCATTGAAAGATAGCGACGAATTTATTGAGATTGCTACAACGCGCCCGGAAACGATGCTTGGCGATACTGCTATTGCTGTACATCCAAAAGATGACCGTTACAAGCATTTAATTGGCCGTAAAGTAATTCTGCCAATTGTCGGCCGCGAAATCGAAATCGTTGCTGATGAGTATGTAGATATGGAATTTGGTTCAGGCGCCGTCAAAATCACACCAGCACATGATCCGAATGACTTTGAGGTTGGTAACAGGCATAACTTAAAACGAATTCTTGTGATGCATGAAGATGGGACAATGAATGGGAATGCTGGCAAATACGAAGGACTAGATCGTTTCGATTGCCGTAAACAAATTGTGGAAGATCTTCAAGAATTAGGTGTACTATTTAAAATTGAAGACCATACACATCAGGTTGGACATTCCGAGCGAAGTGGAGCAGTTGTCGAACCATATTTGTCCACGCAATGGTTTGTAAATATGCAACCATTAGCAGATGCAGCAATTGAGTTACAACAAAGTGATGAAAAAGTTAATTTTGTTCCAGAGCGTTTTGAACGGACCTATTTACATTGGATGGAAAATATTCGCGATTGGTGTATTTCTCGTCAATTATGGTGGGGGCATCGTATTCCAGCATGGTATCATAAAGAAACTGGCGAGCTTTACGTTAGTAAAGAAGCACCAGAAGATATAGAGAATTGGGAGCAGGATGAGGATGTATTAGATACATGGTTTTCATCTGCGCTATGGCCTTTTTCCACAATGGGTTGGCCAGATACAGAGGCAGAAGATTTTAAACGATATTTTCCAACAGATGCACTTGTGACTGGTTATGATATTATTTTCTTTTGGGTTGCACGAATGATTTTTCAATCAAAAGAATTTACTGGTAAACGGCCATTTAAAGATGTGCTAATTCATGGTTTAATTCGTGATGCTGAAGGAAGAAAAATGAGTAAATCGCTCGGTAATGGAGTCGATCCAATGGATGTGATTGAAAAGTATGGGGCTGATTCATTAAGGTATTTCTTATTGACAGGCTCATCGCCAGGCCAGGATTTGCGTTTCCATTGGGATAAAGTAGAATCAACATGGAACTTTGCTAATAAGGTATGGAACGCATCCCGCTTTTCATTAATGAATATGGAAGATTTCTCCTATGAAGATATTGATTTAACTGGTGAAAAATCATTAGCCGATAAATGGATTTTAACAAGATTGAATGAAACGATTGAACAAGTAACAAGGAATACGAATAAGTATGAATTTGGTGAAGCTGGGCGCCATTTGTATAATTTTATTTGGGATGAATTATGTGATTGGTATATTGAAATGGCCAAGATTCCATTGTATGGGGATGATGAATCGAAAAAGCAAACGACAAGATCTGTTCTAGCATATGTACTAGATAACACGATGCGTATGTTACACCCATATATGCCATTCATTACCGAAGAGATATGGCAGGCACTACCTCATCAAGGAGCATCGATTACCATTGCAAAATGGCCGGAAGCTCGCTCAGGTCTACACGATGAAAAAGCTGCTGATGAAATGAAACGACTTGTGTCGATTATTAAAGCTGTGAGAAACATCCGAGCAGAAGTAAATACACCAATGTCAAAACAAATCAGTCTGTTGATTCAAACGGAGAATGAAGCCGTTTTGGCAGAACTGGAAGGTGAACGCGATTATTTAGAGCGTTTCTGTAATCCAAGTGAACTACAGATTGCCCTCAATGTGAATGTTCCGGAAAAAGCAATGTCGGCTGTTGTTACCGGTGCAGAATTATTTTTACCGCTTGAAGGGTTAATTGACTTTGATAAAGAAATAAAGCGGTTGGAAAGCGAACTGGAAAAATGGAATAAGGAAGTCGAACGAGTGCAGAAAAAACTGGCAAACAAAGGGTTTGTTAGCAAGGCACCACAAGCGGTTGTAGATGAAGAAAAACAAAAAGAACAAGATTATCTGGAAAAGCAGGCGAAAGTTAAAGCACGATTAACTGAATTAAAAGGATAA
- a CDS encoding ATP-grasp domain-containing protein has translation MEQTGWLVYSETDAEQNRDYINWFIEEARLQEIHLELILREDLTIGIFQNQRVIHHKNKTVRLPEFTVVRTIDQLLRLHLEACGVTVFNSSHTARICNNKALTHHHVINLHIPMVDTIFSKKHTLSTNPPASFPFVLKETGGRGGKQVYYIRNIEDWKTSLAALSTDEVIIQSCDVSLGKDVRVFVVGNEIVGAVLRENTNDFRANYKLGGSATWYMLKPHEIALINKIIHSFDFGMVGIDFLIAKDGSLLFNEIEDVVGSRTLSVVSDINILKIYIKHIKTKLEQKRNPL, from the coding sequence GTGGAACAGACTGGTTGGCTAGTATATAGCGAAACAGATGCAGAACAGAATAGAGACTATATTAATTGGTTTATAGAAGAGGCACGCTTACAAGAAATACATCTTGAATTAATATTACGTGAGGATCTTACAATCGGTATTTTCCAAAATCAACGGGTGATACACCATAAAAATAAAACTGTTCGCTTGCCTGAGTTTACGGTGGTTCGCACTATTGACCAATTATTACGTTTGCATTTAGAAGCATGTGGAGTGACAGTATTTAACTCCTCTCATACAGCTAGAATCTGTAATAATAAGGCATTAACACATCACCATGTCATCAATCTTCATATCCCTATGGTAGATACAATATTTAGCAAAAAACATACGTTATCAACAAATCCACCTGCTTCCTTTCCTTTTGTCCTAAAAGAAACTGGTGGAAGGGGTGGAAAGCAAGTGTATTATATTCGTAATATAGAAGATTGGAAAACTAGTCTAGCTGCCCTCTCTACAGATGAAGTAATCATCCAATCCTGTGACGTTTCACTTGGAAAAGATGTACGTGTATTTGTTGTTGGCAACGAAATTGTTGGTGCTGTATTACGGGAAAACACCAATGATTTCCGTGCAAATTATAAATTAGGCGGTTCAGCAACTTGGTATATGCTAAAACCCCACGAAATTGCGTTGATCAACAAAATCATTCATTCCTTTGACTTTGGTATGGTTGGGATTGACTTTTTAATAGCCAAAGATGGCAGCCTGCTATTTAATGAAATTGAAGATGTAGTTGGATCGCGGACACTCAGTGTAGTCAGTGATATCAATATACTGAAAATCTATATAAAACACATTAAGACTAAATTAGAACAAAAGCGGAATCCCCTATAA
- a CDS encoding ATP-grasp domain-containing protein produces the protein MNKNGWIIYNGQLTGTKFLDFAKWLQSAASKQGIKTTIYKNSELFSYLGDNKLTIIGERLLPDFVIFTDKDIYLAKQLELLGIRVFNCAKTIEISDNKIATYQILAQHHLPIPKTIIAPKRFPGSGDLELDNFQQVIDEFGFPMILKEAYGSFGEQVYLVHTKAEMVAKIKEIDDKPFVFQELITTSYGKDMRLHVVGDEVVAAMTRHASDDFRANVTAGGTMQAYQPAEREKEIAVAATKAIGADFAGVDLLFGPDNNPIICEINSNAHIRNMYNCTNIDVADYIISYIKNTF, from the coding sequence TTGAACAAAAACGGATGGATCATTTATAACGGACAATTGACTGGAACTAAATTTCTTGATTTTGCCAAGTGGCTACAAAGCGCGGCATCAAAACAAGGGATCAAAACGACGATATACAAAAACAGTGAACTTTTTTCCTATTTAGGAGACAACAAACTCACTATTATCGGCGAACGGTTGTTACCCGACTTTGTTATTTTTACCGATAAAGACATTTATTTAGCTAAACAATTAGAATTACTAGGTATTCGGGTTTTTAATTGTGCCAAAACAATTGAAATAAGTGACAACAAAATTGCAACGTACCAAATTTTGGCGCAACATCATTTGCCAATTCCGAAAACAATTATAGCCCCAAAACGATTTCCGGGTTCAGGAGATTTGGAACTAGACAATTTCCAACAGGTAATCGACGAATTCGGGTTTCCGATGATCCTCAAAGAAGCTTACGGATCATTTGGTGAACAAGTTTATTTGGTGCATACAAAAGCGGAAATGGTTGCTAAAATAAAAGAAATAGACGATAAGCCATTTGTCTTTCAAGAATTAATCACCACAAGTTATGGCAAGGATATGCGCTTACACGTAGTTGGCGATGAAGTTGTCGCAGCAATGACCCGACATGCGTCAGATGATTTTAGAGCGAATGTAACAGCGGGTGGTACGATGCAAGCTTATCAACCGGCTGAACGGGAAAAAGAAATAGCTGTAGCTGCAACAAAGGCGATAGGTGCCGATTTTGCAGGAGTTGATTTATTATTTGGACCAGATAATAATCCAATCATTTGTGAAATCAACTCTAATGCGCATATTCGTAATATGTATAACTGCACAAACATTGATGTTGCTGATTATATTATTAGTTATATCAAGAATACCTTTTAA